One Gossypium hirsutum isolate 1008001.06 chromosome A08, Gossypium_hirsutum_v2.1, whole genome shotgun sequence genomic window, GAATAAACTCGATCTACTTACCAAATCTAAGTTCGGGATTACAATAATGCGATTAGCACCCTTGCTATTTGCCGGTTGATTGCAAAATTGTATGTCCTATCAACACTTGAATTTGTGTGAAATTGTGTCTAATTTCCAGGCAAGTTCAGTTTCACAGAGCTCCAATTTCAACGCCCTACTCTCTTTTTTGTTTGCCACACTTCCTTACTTGTCTATTTAACCTTGTTAACCACCGTTTAGTCTATAGGATATAGCCTTTGCTTAGGgttattctttttcttcttttttttttctttttttttttggggggtggGGGTCAAATTATGCTATTCGACCCTATACTTTGACCCAAATCTTAGAAACAGAGAACCCAACGTTGCACTGCTTACCTATTTATAAACAGTTATAGGTTACATAACTTTATTGAGACTTGTCAAGGTTGGAACTTTACTCAACTGCCTACAAGCTCTACTCAAACAAATTGTAAGTACAGCTTTAAGTAATTGTTTATCATTCATTCTTTAACATGGAATGGACAAACTGTTCTACACCACAATCTACTTTTTGTAACATTATAGCCATATGGCATCATCTAATTACTGCAAAATTTGGCACCAACCCTTTGAAAATAAAAGGAGGCAACGCATCTTTTAATAAGATTTTATGAACCAAAACACATTGGGTTAtttgttcaaatttcaaaatgttaGTTTCAGCAACAAGCCCACAGAATccattatttaattgtttttaagtTCCAAAAGTAAACCAATAAAGAACAGAGGACACAAGTGAAACGAACAATAGATGTATAGAACTTTGCATATGGATCTACCTACGGTTCTCCACCAAGCTCCACTCGCAGGTTGTAATATGGATATACTTTTGGTGCCTGCTTAACAGTAGGGAAAAGATATCAATCAGCATGAGAAATATCAAACAACGTATACCAGCAAGTAACATAACATTAAGACTGTAACAAACTAAACTCTTGCAAGCAACAAAAATTTACACCAAATTAATGACACGTAGGTTACTTCTCTCTAGCTACTTTTTGGGCTGCTAATGACACACAACATGAAATGTTGATGGATGTACCATTGAAGAAAGGAATTAAAAGCCATACAAAATAAAAAGGATAAGGAATCTTCTAAAATAGACATCACTAAACCCAAAGCAAGCAGAAGACTTCCACTTACCTAGCAGAAACATCATTGTTTAAATAGCACAAGTAAACAGTGGTTTCCATTGATTTACCATAAAATATCTAATGTGAACTCTCAAGAACTTCAATTATACctttcaaaaacaaaataactttaattaTCTATGCAATTGACATGGCAGTGCTAGCATATTGTCAAAAGTAATACCCTAAAAAGGCTTCTTGCGAAGCCCAAAATATATTGTCAAAGTTGCTAACTGAGCATGAGACGGATTTCAAACTCCAGCAGGCAGAACAATGAGACAGAAGGCCAAACTAGCCAGTAGCCCCCAATGGAAGGGATTTCCTCAACAATTCAACACATCTAACAGGGGAAATGCATTTCTGAAAATATTTCTAAGTTCATCAGAGAATCAAGCAAGGGAAAACCAAAGACAAGGGCTTTCTATCATGAACCTTTGCAAAATTCATCCTCTCAACCATAATCATTGTTGAGAAAACAGGCTAGAGTCCTCTAGCATGAAATATCTTCCATCCTAAAGCAGGTAGTTCACATATCCCCCTATTCTGGGATAATGACTCACTCGAGCTTGAAGTTCAAAATTTCTCAGCTTAAAACATGAGTGACATTATGGTACCTTTTGATTCGGTCACTATCCTACATTCCTATTTTCCCAATTTCAAACATATCCAAAACACCACTAAGCtacaaatattaatattacatGAACACGTTAAAAAAACTATAAGGTAGCATTTGGGGTCTCGGGTTTCAAActttggatttgaatttcgagAATAGTGCAAATTGAGTGATAATACACATACAAATATATTACTCATGATTGTTTCTCAAATCCCTGGATTTGTTGGATGCCTAGTAGTGAATTTGAAATTCCCAAGGAATTTAACAAATTCATGCTTTTTATACTTTCCAAAAACGCATTATATTGAAATTCATCTaatttattcataatatatacAATTCATTCTCACAATTTATATAGCAAATGAAATCCAAATCCAAGAGTTTCAATTTCATATTCCCAAATGCAGCataaagaaaattgaattgaacTAAGGCAAAGTCAACTAATCAAGTCAGAGATTTGAACTCACGAATGGAATCTTGGAGGCCTTATCATTCCACCAAGCCAAAAATCCCAACGATGCAAAGAAGCTCAAGCCTCCACACATCCAAGCTAATGCCTCATACTACTCCCAGAAAAATGAAACATAGGAACAAGaacagagaaaaaaaagagagtaatttCTTCAAATAATCCAAAATCCCACTACCATAAAACACAAATGAACATTTAAATAGAGAACTTACTTACCTTTCCGACGGTATCAGCGATTCGATCAATACAAGGTTCTGGAAATGCAGTTCCATTGTCCCAAATTAGCTCGTCATTTACAGGAAGCTGAAAGGTTCCAGCAGGAGTAAAATTGTAGGGTTTTGGGTTagtctttttaatgattttcactgAATAGATCTGAAGAATTATGAAGTGATTGAGCTTACGGGCTTGTCGGGAACGATATGTTTGCCGACAGGGAGACCCATACCGGAACGGAGTCGAAAAGAAGAGGCGACGGAGCGCGATACGACGCCAGTTCCGCCCATTATACGTGACGCTACGTTGCTCAATCTTCCTGCCATTTCTTTTCTCCTCGGAACTTTCTGCAGAACCAAACTCTGGTTTCTGTATTAATATTTAGCTATGACTAATTCCAATGGGCCATTTGCCCACGATAGGGATAGATAAATGATATTCAAACGATAAACAAAACGTAATAGATTCGAAGCCGAAGCCCATCAATATGGACCTATGGAAACCTTTTTAGTGTCAAAATtgtgatattttaatatattctaCTTGTTCAAATATCAGGTTTTAGGTTTGATTTTCACATTACATAAACTGTTCTGTTTCTAAATATATTCTAGTCGTCcaaatttattttgattcaaaCCCAAATATATTCTAGATATTTGGAGCTGTGAGTCTATTTGTACTCATAATTTTTTAAGTACATATTACAAATTGAGGGGAAAACACGACAATAGATTTTAAACTTTAGTCTTTTGACGGTGAACAAAGGACTTAATCACTATTCGTTAacgctttaaaaattttaaatatatttttttcaaaaatttagtttaagataaatatttaacttgacTTTGAAATTAAGCCTCTTTCGTCCCAAGGTCCTCCAACACTTAACCTCGACCTTAGATCTTGCAAGCTTCTATTATCACCCAAAGTTTCCCTTTATCTTGAAACCACATACAAATGTATTTAAATTCCTTCAACCCTGAGGGGTTTAAAGAGTCCATAACCTCTTTAAGGTCCTCATATAAACCTTAGATCTTGCAAGCTTCTATTATCACCCAAAGTTTCCCTTTATCTTGAAACCACATACAAATGTATTTAAATTCCTTCAACCCTGAGGGGTTTAAAGAGTCCATAACCTCTTTAAGGTCCTCATATAATCCATCGGTGCCTAAGACGTCAATCCCTTAAAGTTTTTATATCTCTTCATTTTTATTAACCTCGTAGTTATAGCTCCCTAAGAGGAGTTTGAGGAGTTCATGTGGCACATCCATGATTGTCCCTTGCATTTCATAGACTCGTCATCATAAGATACCCCAAGTAGCAACGATCTTTTCCTCCAAAAAGTTTGAATTCCCCACTCAGGCTCCCTTTATGATCACCTTGGTACTTGACACACTGGTTCTTAAGACCTTCGTAATCTTTCCCCCAATTTACTCAAAGGTTTCAATCCTCAAAAACCAATAGGAGTCTAAGGAGCATACAAGCCACCTATAGAGTCCCATCGATACAAGAAAAGATGTGAGTGTAGGGGTATGATGAGCAAATGCTTATATATTTTAAGTCTTAATTCCCTCACATTTGCAttgttcttaattaatttttagttagttttgtaTAAATAGGTCCATTTTTCCATTAGctattgaaaaaaattagttttaagtTATTCTTAATGTTTTTGTGTTCTTGAGTTACAAAGCTTTTCCAAAGTCTTCTTGTAGACATTGGATTGAGTTCAAGAGAAAAAAAAGCATATTCGAAAGAGGTGGAAAAAGGAAAAAGCTGGAAAATGCAAAAAGTCTGAATCTATTTGCAAATAATTCACTTTACATAAACACAAAAAGTAAGAATATATTCTACTTTTCGTCAGTACTCGAGTTTcaaatttgtgatatttattaaattaattaagctttTGGTCTTTTCCGCTCTAGCTTGAGATCTTGCCTTAGAAAAGCCTTGTAAATGGTAGAAGCATGTTGGATTCCTTAGGTTGCCTTAAACTTTTGATTACGTTTTCTTAGGTTAGAAAGTATAGAAAGTTTGGAGAGTTTGGTTTAgtagtttttatttgtttttagttttgtaataatttgtttttactttaaacttttaattttcttGTAAATTACAATAACTCTTTTGGAGATTCTTTATTATTAAGTTGTCTTAATTTGACGTAATTCTTTGGTTGTGATACCtcattttaatatcttttatgTTGTTTTCCAATTTAAAATGAGCAAAATTATTTATGCGGATGGGAAATCCTTATGTTAGTGGCTTAGTAATTGAAATAGGattaaaacttaagaataagACAACAATTTAATTCTATAATTTGTGCTCATGTATTAATTCTAGTTGACTACTATGTTGATATAATTCCTAAAGAGACAGTGAGGTTGTGAGAACTCCTCTACTCTACTTTAGTGATCTAATAAGAAAttacccaaaaatatttttaggaaaaacAACCAACTGGGGACCATATTGCATTGTTGGAAAAATTGGTTATTGTGCAACAAAACttgaactttttttaaaaaaactggaTCTTTAGTTGTGATAtctgttggaatattttcaaatatttatagtatcccaataactataaatgaatgggtgtaattaatcaaaagataaaacttttggtcattggtcaaaagttatatcatttgattttttaaaaaaagaattataactattcaaaaaaatattatttgaatagttacaaaattaaatgaataattattattatttatttattcataaagacacctattgaaagatgtctctatgaagagacatgaaaattcctataaataggaatgggatttcatttggaaatcatatcaacaaattctaatattatttcttctcttccttcattttctaatattattagattattctataaagtattgctgcagaaatcctttgtagaaattgagtttttgttatacattactcagtgcatagtggactattctcgtcagtgcaaaacgcaaatagtcattggcttcattgtatcctcgaggttaatttgcttggaactcgtttgtacactgaagataagtgggggcgaatataaccttaaagatagtggcttgatacacgccttggagcctgtcctatttcttctttttcttttcgagttccgatcgtgtgttcgagttttttccttaccggagttttgtactaactattttaaggttatatttcatgatgactaccacaacacatgaaagtggaacactaagggagttggcttccaactttgttaaacttgatcgttttgatggtggcaattttcgatgatggcagaaaaagatgcactttttgttatcaactttgaagattgcttatgttttggatactccaagacctgaagagaatgaaaatgaatctgttgctgcaacccgagaaagacaaaaatgggtctgttgaactacaattcacttctggaaaggttttaaccttaaatgatgtatattatgtaccagaagttaggaaaaatttagtgtctggaagtctgttgaataagtttggtttcaaacttgtttttgaggcagataagtttattttgtctaagggaggaatttttgtgggaaaagggtatatgtatgaaagcatgttcaaacttaatattattaataagaataaaaatactatttctgcttatatggttgaatcattttgtttgtggcattatagattaggtcatttgaattatagaaaattgaatgacatgtataaattagatttaattcctgtttttaataataatattgaaaaatgcaatacctgtatgttgactaaaattacaagaaattctttccctaaggttaaaaggaaaacaaaattgcttgatttgatacatagtgatttatgtgacttgcataatactcctacattaggtggaaagaaatattttgttacttttattgatgattgttctagatattgttatgtatatttattgcattcaaaagatgaagcgcttgataaatttaaagtttataaatctgaagttgaacttcagtgtgaatcatttatcaagtgcttaagatcggatagaggtggagaatactataatccaagttattttgaactcactggaattgtccatcaagtttcagccccttacacaccacaacaaaatggtgtagctgaaaggaaaaatagagtcttgattgaaatggtaaattcaatgttatcatattcaggtcttggacagggtttttggggagaagctgttctaacagcttgtcatatattgaatagagttcctaataaggaaactaaaataaccccctatgaataatggaagaaaaggaaaccaaaccttaattatttaaaggtttggggttgtagagctattataaaagttccaacacctaaacgtaaaaagttaggtgaaagaggaattgaatgcatatttataggttatgcacataatagcaaggcatataggttcatagtaattgaaccaaatgattcaatttcaattaatacggttattgaatcaagagatgctatttttgatgaaaatagatttaattctatatcaagacaattacaaccacaacaattgattcattcttcaaatgagaatgagattccgttgaaacaaattgataataatgatgaatcttgtcaagaattaagaagaagtaagaggattaaaaaggtcaaagattttggaccagatttcattatgtttcttgtagaaggaaaaggtgaaagtatatgcaataagataccttattgttataataccgaatctgatcctattacatttgaagaagcagtgaaatctcaagactctactttttggaaagaagcaataaatgatgaaatggattcaataatgggaaatcaaacttggatcttagttgatcttccaccaggttccaaaccaataggttgtaaatggatcttcaaaaagaaaatgaaggtcgatggaaccattgataaatttaaagcaaggttggtagcaaaaggttttacacaaagacaaggtattgattactttgatacctatgctccagtagcaagaattgctacaattagactattaatatcacttacctctatatataatttggttgttcaccaaatggatgttaaaactgcatttttaaatggtgaattggaagaggaagtgtacatggagcaaccggaaggatttgttgttccaggacaagagcataaggtatgtaagcttgttaaatctttatatgggcttaaacaagcaccaaaacaatggcaccaaaagtttgacaaggttgttttagctaatggctataaaataaatgaatccgataagtgcatatatagtaaatttgataatggaaagggtgttataatttgcttatatgtagatgacatgctcatttttggcacagatttggaacaaatagaaaacacaaagaaattcttgtcaaacaactttgctatgaaggatatgggtgtagcagatgttattcttgggattaaaataacccgagatgaaagcactatagctttatcacaatcacattacattgaaaatgagcttaaaaagtttgatcttttcaactgtataccagcatctacacccatggatcctcaattaaaattagtatctaatgctggtaggaaaattgatcaattgaaatatgcaagtctaattggttgtcttatgtacataatgacttgtacaagaccagatattgcatatgctattggaaaattgagtagatacacaagtaatccaagtagtttgcattggcaagctttaaatagagtacttaggtacttaaagaaaactattaactatggattgtgttataatggatatcctccagttttagaagggtattcggatgctagttggattacaagtttggaagattatgcatctactagtgggtggatcttcattcttggtggaggagtcatttcttggggttccaagaaacaaacatgtattactgattccaccatggcagcagaatttattacattagccgctgcatctaaagaagcagaatggttaagaaatttgctttatgatgtacctttatggcttaagccaatttcacctatttctatccgttatgatagtgaggctactctagcaaagacatatagccaagtatataatggaaagtctagacacattggattaagacatagttatgtccgacaattaatctctaatggagtgatcactattaattatgtgaggtcaagtgaaaatttggcagatcctttgacaaaaagtcttgctagagatgcagtaaaaaggacctcaaaagggatgggactcaagcctattaattagagtcacccatgatggaaactcgactcaacgcttggtataatgtcaagtcttgaggtcaatgagacaaagtacatcattagtatgtgactgttagcactataaataaatccatcctaagattaaagtgctaggtacccgtaatgataagggaaggatgagtaatgtactcttaatggacccataacataaatatgttagagtgttataattacgggaacacttttgatgggatctacctatgtgagtggaagtgtggccgcttctaggagcttaagggcttggctctgacagcactcatgaaaagaggacatagacacatggctataatagtgtccctagatactatgcattgactgatgttgaaatcattgtgtgagatgtgttcagttaatcaaatggaatagttggttcaaagcttagtctaccatacaatttcgattaactttaacatattttcactaagtgaaggttcaatcgtaagacacctttatttatgcaaattgatttccaagaatatcaaaatctaattattttgaaaatggggggagattgttggaatattttcaaatatttatagtatcccaataactataaatgaatggttgtaattaatcaaaagataaaacttttggtcattggtcaaaagttatatcatttgattttttaaaaaaagaattataactattcaaaaaaatattatttgaatagttacaaaattaaatgaataattattattatttatttattcataaagacacctattgaaagatgtctctatgaagagacatgaaaattcctataaataggaatgggatttcatttggaaatcatatcaacaaattctaatattatttcttctcttccttcattttctaatattattagattattctataaagtattgctgcagaaatcctttgtagaaattgagtttttgttatacattactcagtgcatagtggactattctcgtcagtgcaaaatgcaaatagtcattggcttcattgtatcctcgaggttaatttgcttggaactcgtttgcacactgaagataagtgggggcgaatataaccttaaagatagtggcttgatacacgccttggagcctgtcctatttcttctttttcttttcgagttccgatcgtgtgttctagttttttccttaccggagttttgtactaacaataTCTATAGTAATAAATCTCACCAAATCTAGTTCTTGTGTTTTCCAGCTAGGGAGTCTCACTGAATTCTAGATCTAGCATTTAAATCCTTCTAGCTTTCGATTGAATGATATTCTCTACTATTCTCGAATCTTCAAATGCTAAGAGAGTGGATTCTTATTAAGAATTAAACATAAAACGAAAATTCAAACTTTCTTAAGGGAAAGTTAACTTTTTCTATGGAaaaccaaaattgaaaatttgtaatcacaaatttgaattataattgcCAAGGAAGTTGCAATTATAATCTCACAAATCTGAAATTCAGTACTTACGAAAAGTAAAATTTATTTGaactcaaataaaatttaactaaactttGACAGAATATCCACTTATTATTGTTCTATATTTTCGACTATCCTATAATCcttatatataagaaaaaatcATAAGAGTTCTGCTAGAACATGAAAAGagataaaaacaatattttaatggAAAACCTCTAGTACCACTAGGACTCATTGTGGTGGAAGGCATACTCTTTTATGGGCTTCTCTCAATGTGCTACCCACCCTTATGGTAAATGACTTCATTAGGTCTTTCATGTATTGGCTACATTTATATGTGTAGTCtatttctaaaataaattaaaacaagttCATATAATTGTTCAAcctaaaatctaaatttttattcttaaaatattatttatttatttaataattaattaattaaattattttatcaatcCAATTATAATTCTGTCAAAATCATGACTACTATACCATATTAAAgtctataagtaaaaaaattaattgtcatattaattgaaattgcgcgataattaattaatttaattttttcactttGGACTCAATTGTTTTTAGGCACAAGAAGTGAGATTTGAAGAGTTAAATCAACTACATGATGATCAACCTTTCAACTATTCTACCTTCTCTATCTTCCTTCAGAACATATTCCATTTCCCCTGGTGGTTCCCAAATAATCTagtga contains:
- the LOC121204635 gene encoding NADH dehydrogenase [ubiquinone] 1 beta subcomplex subunit 8, mitochondrial, which translates into the protein MAGRLSNVASRIMGGTGVVSRSVASSFRLRSGMGLPVGKHIVPDKPLPVNDELIWDNGTAFPEPCIDRIADTVGKYEALAWMCGGLSFFASLGFLAWWNDKASKIPFAPKVYPYYNLRVELGGEP